A window of Brassica napus cultivar Da-Ae unplaced genomic scaffold, Da-Ae ScsIHWf_618;HRSCAF=913, whole genome shotgun sequence contains these coding sequences:
- the LOC106405088 gene encoding ultraviolet-B receptor UVR8 translates to MAEGEVTPPPRKVLIISAGASHSVALLSGEVVCSWGRGEDGQLGHGDAEDRSSPTQLSALDEHQIVSVTCGADHTVAYSQSRLEVYSWGWGDFGRLGHGNSSDLFTPLPIKALHGVMIKQIACGDSHCLAVTMDGEVQSWGRNQNGQLGLGNTEDSLVPQKIQAFEGIRIKMVAAGAEHTAAVTEDGDLYGWGWGRYGNLGLGDRNDRLVPERVTSAGGEKMSMVACGWRHTISVSYSGALYTYGWSKYGQLGHGDLEDHLVPHKLEALGNSVISQISGGWRHTMALTSDGKLYGWGWNKFGQVGVGNNLDQCSPVQVRFPDDQKVVQVSCGWRHTLAVTERNNVFAWGRGTNGQLGIGESLDRNSPKIIEALSVDGASGQHIESSSFDPSSGKSWVSPSERYAVVPGETGQTDSTSKGNGGDISVPQTDAKRVRL, encoded by the exons ATGGCGGAGGGTGAAGTTACGCCCCCACCTCGTAAAGTTCTCATCATATCCGCTGGTGCTAGCCACTCCGTCGCTCTCCTCT CTGGAGAGGTTGTTTGCTCATGGGGTCGAGGAGAGGATGGACAGTTAGGTCACGGAGACGCAGAGGATCGATCTTCCCCGACGCAGCTAAGCGCCTTGGATGAACACCAAATCGTTTCCGTTACCTGTGGTGCTGACCACACCGTTGCTTATTCACAGTCACGCTTGGAGGTCTATAGTTGGGGATG GGGTGATTTTGGGAGATTAGGCCATGGGAACTCGAGTGACTTGTTTACTCCGCTCCCAATAAAAGCATTGCACGGTGTTATGATAAAGCAGATTGCTTGTGGGGATAGTCATTGTTTGGCTGTGACAATGGATGGAGAGGTGCAGAG CTGGGGGCGCAACCAGAATGGTCAACTTGGTTTAGGGAACACAGAAGATTCTCTAGTGCCTCAGAAGATACAAGCCTTTGAG GGAATACGAATCAAAATGGTTGCAGCTGGTGCAGAACACACTGCTGCGGTTACAGAAGATGGTGATCTTTATGGATGGGGATGGGGAAGATATGGAAATTTGGGATTAGGTGACCGGAATGACCGCTTGGTTCCTGAAAGAGTTACCTCTGCTGGT GGTGAGAAGATGTCGATGGTTGCTTGTGGATGGCGACACACAATATCAGTTTCTTACTCTGGAGCATTATATACTTATGGATGGAGCAAATATGGACAACTAGGACATGGAGACTTGGAGGATCACCTTGTTCCTCACAAACTGGAAGCGCTAGGCAACAGCGTTATCTCTCAG ATTTCGGGAGGTTGGAGACATACAATGGCATTGACTTCTGATGGAAAACTATATGGATGGGGTTGGAATAAG TTTGGACAAGTAGGAGTGGGCAATAACTTAGATCAGTGTTCTCCTGTGCAAGTGCGATTTCCCGACGATCAG AAAGTAGTTCAGGTCTCATGTGGATGGAGACATACCTTGGCTGTGACTGAAAGAAACAATGTGTTTGCTTGGGGCAGAGGTACAAATGGACAGCTCGGTATTGGAGAATCACTTGACAG GAATTCTCCAAAGATCATAGAGGCACTGAGTGTTGATGGAGCAAGTGGACAACATATAGAATCTTCTAGTTTTGATCCATCTTCAG GGAAAAGTTGGGTGTCACCTTCAGAGAGATATGCGGTTGTTCCTGGTGAAACT GGACAAACTGATAGTACAAGCAAAGGCAATGGAGGTGATATCAGTGTCCCACAAACTGATGCCAAGCGTGTTCGACTTTGA